One genomic segment of Octopus sinensis linkage group LG22, ASM634580v1, whole genome shotgun sequence includes these proteins:
- the LOC118767514 gene encoding NK1 transcription factor-related protein 1-like produces MIAEDIRGHLSERLSKASTLRLPGNHTSIYGSADDIQSRIPGCCTSGNTNGTSSGDISRTGSSAGLVGIGGSVGGSGGVVVVGGIGGIGGVGVGIASSSRSSSNSNSSISGVIGADAISGGGSENGILGSSNSNNSNNNNNNNNNNNDDNNDNDNPKSSSVNTPGNSIGAGKIRRARTAFTYEQLVALENKFKTTRYLSVCERLNLALSLSLTETQVKIWFQNRRTKWKKQNPGMDVNSPTIPSSSPLPNIGGVSGNFSAPNLYQLSQNLQGLSQSGGINPSYFISPYLTSPMIRHW; encoded by the coding sequence atgATTGCTGAAGATATTCGTGGGCATTTGTCAGAGAGATTATCGAAGGCTTCTACTCTTCGTCTGCCTGGTAACCACACCTCCATATATGGTAGCGCAGACGACATCCAATCGAGAATACCAGGATGTTGTACAAGCGGAAATACGAACGGCACGAGTAGCGGTGACATTTCGAGGACCGGAAGTAGTGCTGGTCTCGTTGGGATAggcggtagtgttggtggtagtggtggtgttgttgttgtcggtggtatCGGTGGTATCggtggtgtcggtgttggtattgctagtagcagtagaagtagtagtaacagtaatagtagtattagtggcgTTATTGGGGCCGATGCTATTAGTGGCGGAGGAAGCGAGAACGGCATCCTTgggagcagcaacagcaataacagcaacaataataataataataataacaataacaatgatgataataatgataatgataatccgaAAAGCAGTTCTGTTAATACTCCCGGAAACAGTATTGGGGCTGGTAAGATTCGTAGGGCTCGAACGGCATTTACGTACGAGCAGCTTGTAGCTCTGGAAAATAAGTTCAAAACTACTCGATATTTGTCTGTTTGCGAGAGATTAAATTTAGCACTGTCACTTAGTTTGACTGAAACACAGGTAAAAATATGGTTTCAAAACCGTCGAACCAAATGGAAGAAACAAAACCCGGGGATGGACGTAAACAGTCCCACAATACCAAGTAGTTCCCCATTGCCGAATATAGGGGGCGTTAGCGGTAACTTTTCAGCGCCGAATCTTTACCAACTCAGTCAAAATTTGCAAGGGTTGTCTCAATCGGGAGGTATAAACCCCAGTTATTTCATTTCTCCGTATCTCACGTCGCCAATGATACGACATTGGTGA